In Tolypothrix sp. NIES-4075, the following proteins share a genomic window:
- a CDS encoding EndoU domain-containing protein, translated as MLRLVSLFTLLVITSSLGFQNFVQAQSQQDTKLIPFFDNVNNPVPVGFPRGQQLDISPPPPKLNAFDNEVLKACGSIGSNVNPNQFKNLLSANPQVLDKIQQATGGELRAGRRRKSDFLQDLTNIWFKNKGFEHIFCGEIYNENDIGGLHFYGRYLQLQNQGIAGRLPNNSQREEVIPGVIYTMGVEIKQGNRVVRDVIKGYGYLSNAEEILVDATKAFKLQGNLEGACIYNTRDAETGKTFPTIFVRKENAIITYYPDATPSGKQCKTS; from the coding sequence ATGTTACGTTTAGTGAGTTTATTCACTTTGCTGGTGATAACTTCTTCCTTGGGGTTCCAAAACTTTGTTCAAGCACAATCACAGCAAGATACAAAACTAATACCATTTTTTGATAATGTAAATAATCCGGTTCCAGTTGGTTTTCCCAGAGGACAACAACTAGATATTTCTCCACCTCCGCCTAAACTTAATGCTTTCGATAATGAAGTATTGAAAGCCTGCGGTTCTATTGGTAGCAATGTTAATCCTAATCAGTTTAAAAATCTTTTATCTGCAAATCCACAAGTATTAGATAAAATTCAGCAAGCCACTGGGGGAGAGCTTCGCGCAGGAAGACGGAGAAAATCAGATTTTCTGCAAGATTTAACTAATATTTGGTTTAAAAATAAAGGCTTTGAGCATATTTTTTGTGGGGAGATATATAACGAAAATGATATTGGCGGATTGCACTTTTACGGCAGATACTTACAGTTACAAAATCAAGGAATTGCCGGAAGGTTGCCGAATAATTCCCAAAGAGAAGAAGTTATTCCCGGTGTAATTTATACGATGGGTGTGGAAATTAAACAGGGAAACCGCGTTGTTAGAGATGTTATTAAAGGTTACGGCTATTTGAGCAACGCTGAAGAAATACTTGTTGATGCAACTAAAGCATTTAAACTACAAGGAAATCTGGAAGGAGCGTGTATTTATAATACAAGGGATGCGGAGACAGGCAAAACTTTTCCAACTATTTTTGTAAGAAAAGAAAACGCAATTATCACCTACTATCCTGATGCTACACCTAGCGGTAAACAGTGTAAAACTTCTTGA
- the gntT gene encoding guanitoxin biosynthesis MATE family efflux transporter GntT: protein MFDYEKPNYDLLRRFSRLAVINVLSNLTEPLAGLIGIAFLGHLTEIRYLAGVSLATVLFSYIYENLLFLRISTNAVTSQAVGQNDREAMLLAGLRNGFIAVVLSVLILILQYPLGALGFSLLNGSPEVESIGLVYFNARIWGTPAVLLNLVFIGWFLGQEQSGKVLLLTFVGNVVNVVLNYFSIVQWNLGSLGAGISQAFSEYLMLLVALLLASRSIQWQELRTAVRQFWDWSAFKNTFILNKDLLINSLVYMSIWTIFLNLSATLGTDVLAENTLVQQVIFLIGFFIEGIGFTTETLTGNFQGQSAQNQLLPLLQIAIFTSLLVAIAASALCILLPETIFGLLTNHAEVIDPIKNYVPWLVPILICFSIAWILEGYFAGLAKGQFLRYAAFTAILLGFTPVAVWAWSAHSNHLLWLAVSAFMATRMVVLGIQLPKTFESNSPAAILKLKN from the coding sequence ATGTTTGACTATGAAAAACCGAATTATGACCTCTTACGTCGTTTTTCCAGATTGGCGGTTATCAATGTTCTTTCCAATCTTACAGAACCTTTGGCGGGTTTGATCGGTATTGCATTCTTAGGTCATCTCACGGAAATCCGTTATTTGGCAGGAGTTAGTTTGGCTACAGTTCTATTCAGCTACATCTATGAAAACTTGCTCTTTTTAAGGATTTCAACTAATGCAGTAACATCTCAAGCCGTCGGACAAAACGACCGAGAGGCAATGTTATTAGCAGGACTGCGGAATGGGTTCATCGCTGTAGTACTGAGCGTTCTCATCTTGATATTGCAGTATCCTCTAGGAGCGCTGGGGTTTAGCTTATTGAATGGCTCTCCAGAAGTTGAGTCTATCGGACTAGTTTATTTTAATGCGCGGATTTGGGGAACACCCGCAGTTTTGCTCAATTTAGTTTTCATAGGCTGGTTTTTAGGACAAGAACAAAGTGGCAAAGTGTTGTTGTTGACCTTTGTGGGCAACGTCGTTAATGTTGTGCTGAACTACTTCTCGATTGTGCAGTGGAATTTGGGAAGTCTGGGAGCTGGAATTTCTCAAGCCTTTAGCGAGTATTTGATGTTATTAGTAGCTCTGCTCTTAGCGAGTCGCTCGATCCAGTGGCAAGAGTTGCGAACAGCAGTCCGGCAGTTTTGGGACTGGTCAGCTTTTAAAAATACTTTTATCCTCAATAAAGACTTATTGATTAATTCTTTAGTCTATATGTCAATTTGGACAATTTTTCTGAATCTGAGTGCTACTTTGGGGACAGATGTATTAGCTGAAAATACCTTGGTGCAGCAGGTAATATTTCTGATAGGGTTCTTCATTGAGGGAATAGGATTTACTACGGAGACCCTAACCGGAAATTTTCAAGGTCAATCCGCCCAAAATCAGTTATTGCCTTTATTGCAGATTGCGATTTTCACTAGCTTGCTAGTGGCAATTGCCGCTTCAGCATTGTGCATTCTGTTACCTGAAACTATATTTGGGTTGTTAACCAATCATGCCGAAGTCATAGACCCAATTAAAAACTATGTTCCTTGGTTAGTTCCTATTTTGATTTGTTTTTCAATTGCTTGGATTCTGGAGGGATATTTTGCGGGATTAGCAAAAGGGCAATTTTTGCGTTACGCCGCTTTCACAGCAATTTTGTTAGGATTTACACCTGTGGCTGTTTGGGCGTGGTCGGCTCACAGTAACCATCTTTTATGGTTGGCTGTTTCAGCGTTTATGGCAACAAGAATGGTGGTACTTGGAATTCAGTTACCAAAGACGTTTGAAAGTAATTCACCCGCAGCAATTCTCAAGTTGAAAAATTAG
- a CDS encoding TIGR02652 family protein, giving the protein MNPGLQYPIFGPEIQCPHCRQTIPALTLTDTYLCPRHGAFEANPKDGELIHLQSGRHWRRWNNEWYRQHTHPDGIRFEIHEALDKLYTQGYRATKVIIAKRYQELMSGYLERSTPWRSGQSETTSARLYGLPVEFSQDSAEEGCWEVINFDLEKEPGVPVRYPYFRLFE; this is encoded by the coding sequence ATGAATCCAGGCTTGCAGTACCCAATATTTGGTCCCGAAATCCAGTGTCCCCACTGCCGTCAAACTATTCCGGCACTGACACTAACTGATACATATCTATGTCCTCGACATGGGGCTTTTGAAGCAAATCCGAAAGATGGTGAATTGATTCATCTTCAGTCCGGGCGTCATTGGCGAAGGTGGAATAATGAATGGTATCGGCAACATACGCATCCCGATGGCATTCGCTTTGAAATTCACGAGGCGCTAGACAAGCTGTATACTCAAGGATACCGAGCAACAAAAGTGATTATTGCCAAACGGTATCAAGAATTGATGAGCGGCTACTTGGAACGCAGCACACCTTGGCGTTCTGGTCAAAGCGAGACAACATCTGCGCGGCTTTACGGCTTACCAGTAGAGTTTAGTCAGGATTCCGCAGAAGAAGGTTGCTGGGAAGTGATAAATTTTGATTTAGAAAAAGAGCCGGGTGTGCCTGTGCGCTATCCTTATTTTCGGTTGTTTGAGTAA
- a CDS encoding amidase has product MNQIDLAFSPALQQAELIRQRQVSPLELVELYLERIQRLDPQLGSYFTVMAESALADAKAKTEMLSGGGDSSLPPFFGVPISIKDLNPVAGVACTYGNPALLNQIAEYDDGVVTRIRAAGFVLLGKTATSELGSFPYTEPTGFTATRNPWNLEYTPGGSSGGAAAALAAGLSAIAQGSDGGGSIRGPAACCGLVGIKPSRGRVSHAPAGDRLSGIATNGPIARNVADAAALLDVMSGYVTGDPYWLPDPKPSFLTASKEKIGALRIAFGTSIAPLGKADASCQQAVMQTVKLLEELGHTVEEQCPDFSGLVEPFQVVWQSSVAASGIPAEALQPVNRFLLARTGSAGEYLRAVFQMQMVSRQIVAFFDTVDVLVLPVYLHSPIRVGEWANLSAEETFQRIIHWIAPCPPANATGQPAIAIPVGFDDNNLPMSVQLIGKPAAEATLISLAAQLEAVLPWISHRPAFAT; this is encoded by the coding sequence ATGAATCAAATTGACTTAGCTTTTAGCCCAGCATTGCAGCAAGCAGAATTAATTCGTCAGCGGCAAGTGTCACCGTTGGAGTTGGTGGAATTATATCTAGAACGAATTCAGCGGTTAGATCCGCAATTAGGAAGTTATTTTACGGTAATGGCAGAGAGTGCTTTAGCCGATGCCAAAGCCAAAACAGAAATGTTGTCTGGGGGTGGGGATTCATCCCTACCACCGTTTTTTGGGGTGCCGATTTCGATTAAAGACCTCAATCCGGTGGCTGGTGTCGCTTGTACCTACGGTAATCCGGCGTTGTTGAATCAGATTGCAGAATATGATGATGGGGTAGTGACGCGGATACGTGCGGCTGGGTTTGTTCTTTTGGGGAAAACTGCAACTTCCGAACTTGGTTCATTTCCTTACACAGAGCCTACGGGTTTTACCGCAACTAGAAATCCGTGGAATTTGGAATACACTCCCGGTGGTTCGAGTGGAGGGGCAGCGGCAGCACTAGCAGCGGGATTGTCTGCGATCGCTCAAGGTTCAGATGGTGGTGGTTCGATTCGCGGTCCTGCGGCTTGTTGTGGTTTGGTGGGCATCAAGCCATCACGAGGAAGAGTGTCTCATGCACCAGCAGGCGATCGCCTCAGTGGAATTGCCACCAATGGTCCGATAGCCCGTAATGTAGCCGATGCAGCTGCTCTTTTAGATGTGATGTCTGGCTATGTCACCGGCGATCCTTACTGGTTGCCCGATCCCAAACCATCATTTCTCACTGCTAGTAAGGAAAAAATCGGTGCTTTGCGAATTGCCTTTGGGACTAGCATTGCTCCCTTAGGAAAAGCTGACGCAAGCTGTCAGCAAGCTGTGATGCAAACAGTTAAGTTATTAGAAGAACTCGGTCATACAGTTGAAGAACAATGCCCGGATTTTAGCGGTTTAGTTGAACCATTTCAAGTTGTGTGGCAAAGTAGCGTGGCTGCATCCGGAATTCCGGCTGAAGCTTTGCAACCCGTGAATCGCTTTTTATTAGCGCGAACCGGTTCGGCTGGTGAATATCTGCGAGCAGTTTTTCAAATGCAGATGGTGTCGCGGCAAATCGTGGCGTTTTTTGACACTGTGGATGTATTGGTATTGCCAGTTTATCTGCATTCACCGATCCGCGTTGGAGAATGGGCAAATTTGAGTGCAGAAGAGACATTCCAAAGAATTATACACTGGATTGCACCTTGTCCACCAGCTAATGCTACTGGACAACCAGCGATCGCCATTCCTGTCGGTTTTGACGATAATAATTTACCTATGAGCGTTCAGTTAATCGGCAAACCTGCGGCAGAAGCTACTCTCATCAGCCTTGCAGCACAACTCGAAGCCGTTTTACCTTGGATTTCGCATCGTCCAGCATTTGCGACATAA
- a CDS encoding type II toxin-antitoxin system Phd/YefM family antitoxin, whose product MFSYKITSPTDARNDFFNLLDLVVENHQVYIINRRDAENVALIAESDLVSLVETVYLLRSSQTLAQPSPENARRLLDAIEESKTGKIQSQTIAELQQELGIEQEEEKES is encoded by the coding sequence ATGTTTTCCTACAAAATCACATCTCCAACCGATGCGAGAAATGACTTTTTTAATTTGTTAGACCTGGTAGTAGAAAATCATCAGGTGTATATTATCAACCGTCGCGATGCTGAAAATGTAGCTTTGATTGCTGAGTCAGATTTGGTAAGTTTGGTTGAGACAGTTTATTTATTGCGTTCGTCGCAGACGTTGGCGCAGCCATCGCCTGAAAATGCGCGTCGGTTACTTGATGCAATAGAAGAGTCAAAAACAGGAAAGATCCAATCTCAAACTATTGCAGAACTTCAGCAGGAGTTGGGGATTGAGCAAGAGGAAGAAAAAGAAAGCTGA
- a CDS encoding M16 family metallopeptidase has protein sequence MPVFSTLRKYRFLLLMLSVWLIVVLLLSHKPADSKLLVAYNQVITQKLLVVKKQTSLTVTENVKKTVLENGLTVLTKEVHTAPVVTVQVWYKLGSRNEEPGVNGIAHQLEHMMFKGTRNRPIQFGRLFSALGSDSNAFTSYDQTAYYGTLEREKLKALLVLEADRMQNSLIDAQQLASEKRVVISELQGYENNPDYRLNRAVMQAAFPQSAYGLPVGGIKADVEKFTLSQVRKYYRNFYTPSNAVLVIVGDFDTAKTLKAVQEIFGKIPKSQNSIVKIPPLSPSCTDKGYRVSTPIILREPGSAGLLQAVYPLPQVNHPDVPALEVMDYILTEGRNSRFYQALVESGLASDVNASVASLLESGWYKISVTAAPHQDLRKIDSVISSEISKLAFGVTSKEVKQAKTQLEASVILSNRDITNQAMQLANDELTTGDYLYTERYLEAVREVTEADVKRVVNKYLQQEARTVGFFEPTQKQVKGNGGKVNSVQTTENFTSLAPVAPAEVIKYLPSVEKTSSEKATLVLPQEFTFGNGLRVLLLPDKTTPTVTLSGYLKAGAEFDPEDKAGLASLVADNLMNGTKTNDVLTLAQALEERGANLDLETYREGVRIQGNSLAADLPVLIETLADGVKNATYPAKELELSRQQALNALELELDDPSQVAERTFAQSIYPKNHPSHTFPTEKSLRKISREDVLNFKAKHYRPDTTVLVLVGDFEPLIVRSLLQTEFSDWQVSGEPPKLKYPAVYIPEKVVRVNSVLPGKAQAITYMGYISINRQDPRYYAALILNQILGGDTLSSRLGAEVRDRLGLTYGIYSYFQAGKNIGTFLIEMQTSPEDANKAIASTRNLLQQLHTHGVSTEEVETAKRTLISNYTVTLANPQELTKRILMNEVYGLDEIELRSFSQKIQTVNLAQVNLAARELLHPDKIVVVTAGPAVLAHSS, from the coding sequence ATGCCAGTATTTTCCACGTTACGTAAGTACCGTTTTCTGTTATTAATGTTGAGCGTTTGGCTAATTGTGGTGTTGTTGCTCAGTCATAAACCTGCTGATAGCAAGCTTCTGGTTGCTTACAACCAGGTAATTACCCAGAAGCTACTTGTAGTAAAAAAGCAAACATCCCTAACAGTGACAGAAAACGTCAAAAAAACGGTGCTGGAAAATGGTCTGACTGTCCTCACAAAAGAAGTGCATACAGCGCCAGTTGTAACTGTGCAAGTGTGGTATAAACTCGGCTCGCGCAATGAAGAACCAGGAGTCAATGGCATTGCCCACCAGTTAGAACACATGATGTTTAAAGGCACTCGCAACCGTCCAATTCAATTTGGACGATTGTTTAGTGCTTTGGGTAGCGACTCGAATGCCTTCACTAGCTACGATCAAACAGCATATTATGGAACTTTGGAAAGAGAAAAGCTCAAAGCTCTCCTAGTGCTGGAAGCAGACAGAATGCAAAACTCTCTGATTGATGCTCAACAATTAGCGAGTGAAAAACGGGTAGTAATTTCCGAGTTGCAAGGTTATGAAAATAATCCTGATTACCGCCTAAACCGCGCTGTAATGCAAGCGGCATTTCCCCAGAGTGCATATGGATTGCCTGTGGGTGGTATCAAAGCCGATGTCGAGAAATTTACGCTCTCGCAAGTACGTAAGTATTACCGTAACTTCTACACTCCCAGCAACGCTGTTTTGGTGATTGTCGGCGATTTCGACACCGCAAAAACCCTTAAAGCAGTACAAGAGATATTTGGGAAAATACCGAAGAGTCAAAACTCAATAGTCAAAATTCCCCCCCTCTCCCCCTCCTGTACAGACAAGGGTTATCGCGTCTCTACTCCCATCATCTTGCGAGAACCGGGATCGGCAGGGTTGTTACAAGCTGTGTACCCACTACCGCAGGTGAATCACCCGGATGTGCCAGCGTTGGAAGTGATGGATTATATCTTGACAGAAGGACGGAATTCTCGATTTTATCAGGCATTAGTGGAATCAGGTTTGGCTAGTGATGTTAATGCTTCTGTTGCTAGCTTGTTGGAATCTGGCTGGTATAAGATTTCCGTGACAGCGGCGCCTCATCAAGATTTGCGAAAAATTGACTCAGTAATAAGTAGTGAAATCAGTAAGCTGGCTTTTGGGGTGACTTCAAAAGAAGTGAAACAAGCCAAGACGCAGTTAGAAGCTTCGGTAATTTTGAGTAACCGTGATATCACCAATCAAGCGATGCAACTGGCTAACGATGAGCTAACTACTGGTGATTATCTCTACACAGAACGGTATTTAGAAGCGGTTCGCGAAGTCACTGAGGCAGATGTTAAGCGTGTGGTAAATAAATATCTCCAACAAGAAGCACGCACGGTGGGGTTTTTTGAACCAACTCAGAAGCAGGTTAAAGGAAATGGTGGGAAAGTAAATTCTGTACAAACTACAGAAAATTTTACTTCCCTAGCACCTGTAGCCCCGGCTGAGGTGATAAAATATTTACCATCTGTGGAGAAAACCTCCTCTGAAAAAGCAACGCTAGTCTTACCCCAAGAATTTACATTTGGCAACGGTTTGCGAGTATTGCTGTTGCCGGATAAAACTACTCCTACGGTGACGTTGAGCGGTTATCTCAAAGCTGGGGCAGAATTTGATCCAGAGGATAAAGCAGGATTAGCATCTCTTGTAGCAGACAACTTGATGAATGGTACAAAAACCAATGATGTTTTAACTCTTGCCCAGGCTTTGGAAGAACGCGGAGCAAATCTGGATTTGGAAACGTATCGCGAAGGTGTGCGAATTCAGGGTAATAGTTTAGCCGCAGATTTGCCTGTTTTGATTGAAACTTTGGCTGATGGAGTCAAAAATGCGACTTATCCGGCAAAAGAGTTGGAATTGAGTCGCCAACAAGCTTTGAATGCTTTGGAACTGGAATTAGATGACCCATCCCAAGTAGCAGAAAGAACATTTGCCCAATCTATTTATCCGAAAAATCATCCGTCACACACGTTTCCTACCGAAAAGAGTTTGCGAAAAATTAGCCGTGAAGATGTGCTTAATTTCAAAGCAAAACATTATCGTCCCGATACGACAGTGTTAGTGTTGGTGGGAGATTTTGAACCATTGATAGTGCGATCGCTTCTTCAAACCGAGTTTAGTGATTGGCAAGTTAGCGGTGAACCACCAAAATTAAAATATCCGGCTGTATATATACCAGAAAAAGTAGTCCGTGTCAATTCAGTGCTTCCTGGTAAAGCGCAAGCGATTACTTATATGGGTTACATAAGTATAAACCGTCAAGATCCAAGATATTATGCGGCTTTAATATTAAATCAGATTTTGGGTGGTGATACGCTTTCTAGTAGACTGGGTGCAGAAGTACGCGATCGCCTAGGTCTGACTTATGGAATTTATAGCTACTTCCAAGCTGGGAAAAATATAGGCACATTTTTGATAGAAATGCAAACCAGCCCAGAAGATGCAAATAAAGCGATCGCTAGCACCCGCAATCTGCTACAACAACTGCATACTCATGGTGTCAGCACCGAAGAAGTGGAGACAGCCAAACGCACCTTAATCAGCAACTACACCGTAACTCTTGCAAACCCGCAGGAATTAACTAAAAGAATTCTCATGAACGAAGTCTACGGGCTGGATGAAATAGAATTACGTTCTTTTAGTCAAAAAATCCAGACAGTCAATCTTGCTCAAGTAAATCTTGCTGCTCGTGAGTTACTTCATCCAGATAAAATTGTAGTAGTGACAGCAGGTCCGGCTGTTTTAGCACATAGTAGTTAG
- the map gene encoding type I methionyl aminopeptidase, with the protein MNIFSNLLSQSTQPNVSKRQRRGIEIKSPREIEIMRQSAKIVATVLKEISQLVQPGMTTADLDAHAEKRIREMGATPSFKGYHGFPGSICSSINNEVVHGIPSPKKVIRLGDVLKVDTGAFYQGFHGDSCITIAVGNVTPEAAKLIRIAEESLFKGIEQVKAGNYLIDIAGAIEDHVKGNGFSVVEDFTGHGVGRNLHEEPSVFNFRTREMPNVKLRAGMTLAIEPILNAGSKVTRTLSDRWTAVTVDNSLSAQFEHTVLVTDTGYEILTDRSLV; encoded by the coding sequence ATGAACATTTTCAGTAACCTGCTTTCTCAATCAACTCAGCCTAATGTTTCCAAACGACAACGCCGAGGAATTGAAATTAAATCGCCGCGTGAAATTGAAATTATGCGGCAATCTGCAAAAATTGTCGCTACCGTTTTGAAAGAAATTTCTCAGTTAGTACAGCCAGGAATGACTACTGCTGACTTAGATGCTCATGCGGAAAAGCGCATCCGAGAAATGGGTGCAACACCAAGCTTTAAAGGATATCACGGTTTTCCTGGTTCTATCTGCTCCAGCATTAATAATGAAGTTGTACACGGTATCCCCAGTCCGAAAAAAGTCATCCGTTTGGGGGATGTTTTAAAAGTAGATACAGGTGCTTTTTACCAAGGTTTTCATGGTGACTCCTGCATTACCATTGCTGTGGGTAATGTCACCCCAGAAGCTGCGAAACTGATTCGCATAGCTGAAGAATCGCTTTTCAAAGGCATTGAACAAGTTAAAGCGGGAAATTACCTTATAGATATTGCTGGAGCAATTGAAGACCATGTGAAAGGTAATGGCTTTAGTGTAGTTGAGGATTTCACCGGACACGGTGTTGGTCGCAATTTGCACGAAGAACCTTCTGTTTTCAACTTCCGCACCCGCGAAATGCCAAATGTAAAGCTGCGTGCAGGAATGACGCTGGCTATTGAGCCAATTTTGAATGCAGGTTCTAAGGTGACGCGGACTTTATCTGACCGCTGGACTGCTGTAACGGTGGATAATTCTTTGTCGGCTCAGTTTGAGCATACTGTGTTAGTCACGGATACTGGTTATGAAATTTTAACTGACCGTTCTCTAGTGTAA
- a CDS encoding PEP-CTERM sorting domain-containing protein (PEP-CTERM proteins occur, often in large numbers, in the proteomes of bacteria that also encode an exosortase, a predicted intramembrane cysteine proteinase. The presence of a PEP-CTERM domain at a protein's C-terminus predicts cleavage within the sorting domain, followed by covalent anchoring to some some component of the (usually Gram-negative) cell surface. Many PEP-CTERM proteins exhibit an unusual sequence composition that includes large numbers of potential glycosylation sites. Expression of one such protein has been shown restore the ability of a bacterium to form floc, a type of biofilm.), protein MIWQNLLKITAASLVLSLGFISGGHVLAKTVTSDFQVKNLTGILAGQTFDGYIKYDDSFLTGQGYENITSSDQGLSFFFNFYGGPYDETNDPYNRTQVSFFNGKPKTIYFRGNYDTYPQIPYTFAFSSYSSQDGINFKFIDFSYLFDERPDLGIVGDSGEGKVVFFNSGTGDPISVPEPSSIIGICAMALYARHRRSQWG, encoded by the coding sequence ATGATTTGGCAAAATCTACTGAAAATTACCGCTGCTTCTTTGGTGTTGAGTCTAGGTTTTATTAGCGGTGGTCACGTACTAGCAAAGACAGTCACCTCTGATTTTCAGGTCAAGAATTTAACTGGAATATTAGCGGGTCAAACTTTTGACGGATACATTAAATATGATGATAGTTTCCTGACCGGACAAGGATACGAAAATATTACTAGTTCCGATCAGGGTTTATCGTTTTTCTTTAATTTTTATGGGGGACCATACGATGAAACTAACGACCCCTACAATCGTACTCAAGTGTCATTTTTTAACGGGAAACCGAAAACAATTTATTTTCGAGGTAATTACGACACTTACCCGCAAATTCCTTATACTTTTGCTTTTTCTTCCTACAGTTCGCAAGATGGTATTAACTTCAAATTTATAGACTTTTCTTATTTATTTGATGAGCGTCCCGATTTAGGAATTGTTGGTGATAGTGGTGAGGGTAAAGTTGTATTCTTCAACTCAGGAACTGGAGATCCTATCTCGGTTCCCGAACCAAGTAGCATAATTGGCATTTGTGCGATGGCGCTTTACGCCCGCCATAGGCGATCGCAATGGGGTTAA
- a CDS encoding VOC family protein, protein MHHASIRTANIHRAIAFYEQLGFTVTERFTTGYTLACWMEGLGGRIELIQIPEPKPAPDAFADEHYVGYYHLSFDLTQITTDLPSWLTNLKERMAIAKRCGVGEASPQGEAPIASLSQGEQSQPLVVLLEPTQQQIGSRIYEVAFIADTDGLPLEFLRFLSEIGE, encoded by the coding sequence ATGCATCACGCTTCTATTCGTACCGCGAATATTCATCGAGCGATCGCCTTTTACGAGCAGTTGGGGTTTACAGTCACAGAACGCTTCACTACAGGCTATACTCTGGCTTGCTGGATGGAAGGATTGGGGGGCAGAATAGAGCTTATCCAAATTCCCGAACCAAAGCCAGCCCCGGATGCATTCGCAGATGAGCATTATGTAGGGTACTATCATCTCTCATTTGATTTAACACAAATAACCACAGATTTACCTAGTTGGTTAACAAATCTCAAAGAACGTATGGCGATAGCGAAGCGCTGCGGCGTTGGCGAAGCCTCTCCCCAAGGAGAAGCGCCGATCGCATCACTTTCTCAAGGTGAACAATCGCAACCGTTGGTAGTGCTTTTAGAACCAACACAGCAGCAAATAGGATCGCGTATTTACGAAGTTGCTTTTATTGCCGATACTGACGGATTACCCCTCGAATTTCTACGGTTTTTATCAGAAATCGGCGAATAG
- the ilvC gene encoding ketol-acid reductoisomerase, which yields MTRMYYDEDANLDLLAQKTIAIIGYGSQGHAHALNLKDSGMNVIVGLYPGSKSVSKAEAAGLTVKNVADAANAADFIMILLPDEVQKTIYKNEIEPNLQEGNVIAFAHGFNIHFGQVVPPANVDVVMVAPKGPGHLVRRTYEQGQGVPALFAVYQDASGQARDRAMAYARGIGGTRAGVLETTFREETETDLFGEQAVLCGGLSALIKAGFETLVEAGYQPELAYFECLHEVKLIVDLVVEGGLAKMRDSISNTAEYGDYTRGPRIVTEQTKAEMKKILSEIQSGQFAREFVLENQSGKPGFTAMRRQEAEHQIEDVGKDLRAMFSWLKKA from the coding sequence ATGACCCGGATGTATTACGACGAAGATGCCAATTTAGACCTTTTAGCACAGAAAACCATTGCCATCATTGGCTATGGTTCCCAAGGTCATGCCCACGCGCTTAATCTTAAAGATAGCGGGATGAATGTAATTGTCGGGTTATATCCGGGCAGTAAGTCAGTCTCCAAAGCCGAAGCTGCTGGATTAACTGTGAAAAATGTCGCAGATGCAGCGAATGCTGCTGACTTCATCATGATTTTGTTACCTGATGAAGTGCAAAAAACGATTTATAAAAACGAAATTGAGCCAAATCTGCAAGAAGGAAATGTAATAGCTTTTGCCCACGGCTTCAATATTCACTTTGGGCAAGTTGTACCGCCGGCAAACGTCGATGTAGTGATGGTAGCACCTAAAGGACCTGGGCATTTGGTGCGGCGGACTTACGAACAAGGACAAGGTGTACCGGCGCTGTTTGCAGTGTATCAGGATGCCAGCGGTCAGGCACGCGATCGCGCGATGGCATACGCAAGAGGTATCGGTGGAACCCGCGCCGGCGTTCTAGAAACAACTTTCCGCGAAGAAACTGAAACAGATTTGTTTGGCGAACAAGCTGTATTATGCGGTGGTTTGAGTGCTTTAATCAAAGCCGGATTTGAAACTTTAGTAGAAGCCGGTTATCAGCCAGAATTAGCTTATTTTGAATGTCTGCACGAAGTCAAATTAATTGTTGACTTGGTTGTAGAAGGTGGCTTGGCTAAAATGCGTGATAGCATTTCTAACACCGCTGAATACGGTGATTATACTCGCGGACCGAGAATTGTCACCGAGCAAACTAAAGCAGAAATGAAGAAGATTCTCAGTGAAATTCAATCTGGGCAATTTGCACGGGAATTTGTCTTAGAAAACCAATCTGGTAAACCAGGATTTACCGCCATGCGTCGTCAAGAAGCCGAACACCAAATTGAAGATGTCGGTAAAGATTTACGCGCTATGTTTAGCTGGTTGAAAAAAGCGTAA